The following coding sequences are from one Shewanella putrefaciens window:
- the flgB gene encoding flagellar basal body rod protein FlgB — MAINLDKALGIHPQTLDFRVERSKVLASNLINAETPGYKARDLDFKAAMKQVEAGMQMNQQYSLAYRMPYQNSADDNTVELGKEQARYSQNAMDYQTSLTFLNMKIAGLKSAIEGR; from the coding sequence ATGGCTATCAACCTTGATAAAGCATTAGGAATACATCCTCAGACACTCGATTTTAGAGTGGAGAGAAGCAAGGTATTAGCGAGCAATTTAATCAATGCCGAAACTCCAGGGTATAAAGCAAGAGATTTAGATTTCAAGGCAGCCATGAAGCAGGTTGAAGCTGGCATGCAAATGAATCAACAGTACAGTCTTGCTTATCGCATGCCTTATCAAAACTCCGCCGATGATAATACCGTGGAACTCGGTAAAGAACAGGCGAGATATTCACAGAATGCGATGGATTATCAAACGAGTTTGACTTTTTTGAACATGAAAATAGCAGGTCTAAAATCTGCCATTGAAGGTCGTTAG
- the flgH gene encoding flagellar basal body L-ring protein FlgH — MHWLWLLCFALLSGCMSHIPDQETKPGTKEWAPPEIDYSLPDAKDGSLYRPGYMLTLFKDKRAFREGDILTVALDEKTYSSKKADTKTNKEQDIGMGLKGNVGEKTADADGKTSFSRGFNGAGSSTQQNQLSGSITVTVSKVLPNGTLLIRGEKWLRLNQGDEYLRLLGIIRTDDIGNNNTISSQRIADARIIYGGQGAIADSNAMGWASRYFNSPWFPL, encoded by the coding sequence ATGCACTGGTTATGGCTTTTATGTTTTGCACTGCTGTCGGGTTGTATGTCACATATTCCAGATCAGGAAACCAAACCTGGAACCAAAGAGTGGGCTCCACCAGAAATTGACTACAGCTTGCCAGATGCAAAAGATGGCAGTCTTTATCGTCCCGGCTACATGTTGACGCTATTTAAGGATAAACGTGCTTTCCGTGAGGGCGATATTTTAACTGTTGCGTTAGATGAAAAAACTTATTCGAGTAAAAAAGCGGATACCAAAACGAATAAAGAACAAGATATTGGCATGGGACTTAAGGGAAATGTCGGCGAAAAAACCGCCGATGCGGATGGTAAAACCTCCTTTTCTCGAGGGTTTAATGGCGCAGGTTCCAGTACACAGCAAAACCAATTATCAGGTTCGATTACCGTTACCGTCTCTAAGGTTTTGCCTAATGGCACCTTGTTGATCCGTGGTGAAAAATGGCTGCGATTAAATCAAGGCGATGAATATTTACGCCTGCTTGGCATCATACGTACCGATGATATTGGCAATAACAACACCATATCATCGCAGCGTATTGCCGATGCCAGAATTATTTATGGTGGTCAAGGCGCTATTGCCGACAGTAATGCTATGGGGTGGGCTTCTCGCTACTTTAATAGCCCATGGTTCCCGCTTTAA
- a CDS encoding flagellar hook assembly protein FlgD, whose product MEVASATNNPVQNPAGALAAPGNDAASLKNEFMTLMIAQIKNQDPTKPLNSAEYISQLAQFSQVESLEGMRKNQSNQMIMMENLGIVQSASLIGKNAMVPVSEFKLDGETVEGKVYLENAVEALDIEIVNSEGQVVHTMQLGAQAVGDIRFAIDPDELGLEKGQYEIKAKATLGENSLVAPTYIKAPIERIHFSSASGMMMAEMGHGVGVISVLNISEVS is encoded by the coding sequence ATGGAAGTGGCTAGCGCAACAAATAACCCAGTCCAGAATCCTGCTGGCGCATTGGCGGCACCGGGGAATGATGCAGCATCATTAAAAAATGAATTTATGACATTAATGATTGCGCAGATTAAAAACCAAGACCCGACCAAACCGCTTAACAGTGCTGAATATATCTCTCAGCTAGCGCAGTTTTCGCAGGTCGAAAGTTTAGAAGGGATGCGGAAGAATCAATCCAACCAAATGATCATGATGGAAAATTTAGGCATTGTGCAATCGGCGTCTTTGATCGGCAAGAATGCCATGGTGCCTGTGTCTGAATTTAAGCTCGATGGTGAAACGGTTGAGGGAAAAGTGTATTTGGAGAATGCGGTTGAAGCACTCGATATCGAGATTGTGAATTCCGAAGGGCAAGTTGTCCATACTATGCAATTAGGTGCGCAAGCTGTCGGTGATATTCGTTTTGCTATCGATCCAGATGAGCTGGGATTAGAAAAAGGCCAATATGAAATCAAAGCGAAGGCGACACTGGGTGAAAATAGTTTAGTCGCGCCTACGTATATAAAAGCACCGATAGAGCGAATCCATTTTTCCAGTGCATCGGGCATGATGATGGCTGAAATGGGCCATGGTGTCGGTGTGATTTCAGTTCTCAATATTTCTGAAGTTTCGTAA
- the flgC gene encoding flagellar basal body rod protein FlgC, whose translation MSFGDIYQIAGAGMNAQTIRLNTVASNLANAGAAAETPESAYRALKPVFATIYDSTQQGAIGASIEVSDIVQADAPLDMRYEPNHPFADEQGYVAYSNVNTIEEMADMMAASRSFETSVEVMNRARSMQQGLLQLGNK comes from the coding sequence ATGTCATTTGGTGATATTTATCAGATAGCGGGTGCTGGCATGAATGCCCAGACCATACGTCTAAATACGGTGGCGAGTAACCTCGCTAATGCGGGGGCCGCTGCAGAAACTCCTGAGTCAGCCTATCGTGCCTTAAAGCCGGTATTTGCCACTATTTACGATTCAACTCAACAAGGGGCTATCGGAGCGTCGATTGAGGTGAGCGATATAGTGCAGGCGGATGCGCCATTAGATATGCGTTATGAGCCGAATCATCCCTTTGCCGATGAACAAGGTTATGTCGCTTATTCTAACGTAAACACCATTGAAGAAATGGCTGACATGATGGCAGCGAGCCGTTCATTTGAGACCAGTGTAGAAGTGATGAATCGTGCTCGCTCTATGCAGCAGGGCTTATTGCAACTAGGAAATAAATAG
- the flgG gene encoding flagellar basal-body rod protein FlgG: MQSALWVSKTGLTAQDTKMTAIANNLANVNTTGFKRDRVAFNDLFYQVQRQPGGQVDALNNLPSGLQLGAGTRVVGTQKIFTTGDMQNTSQQLDLAIQGHGFFQVEEPNGDLAYTRDGQFYRSSEGMMVTSQGLPLVPNIVIPEDALTVTIASDGVVTAQMAGEAEPQDLGQITLVNFTNPAGLEARGDNLYRETAASGVAVEGVAGDQALGALRQGALEGANVNVVEEMVEMISTQRAYEMNAKVVSASDDMLKFLNQSV, encoded by the coding sequence ATGCAATCAGCGTTATGGGTAAGTAAAACTGGCCTAACAGCACAAGATACGAAAATGACCGCCATTGCCAACAACTTGGCAAACGTGAATACCACAGGCTTTAAGCGTGATCGTGTCGCCTTTAATGATCTTTTTTATCAAGTCCAGCGTCAGCCGGGCGGTCAGGTCGATGCATTAAATAACCTCCCCTCTGGATTACAACTCGGAGCTGGTACAAGGGTCGTGGGTACCCAAAAGATATTCACGACAGGGGATATGCAAAATACCAGTCAGCAACTGGATTTGGCGATTCAAGGCCATGGTTTTTTTCAAGTTGAAGAACCTAATGGCGATCTTGCTTATACCCGTGATGGTCAGTTTTATCGCAGCAGTGAAGGCATGATGGTCACGTCGCAAGGGCTACCCTTAGTGCCTAATATTGTGATCCCTGAAGATGCGTTAACTGTCACGATTGCCAGTGATGGTGTTGTTACTGCACAAATGGCTGGCGAAGCTGAGCCACAAGATTTAGGTCAAATCACACTGGTTAATTTTACCAATCCAGCAGGATTAGAGGCACGTGGTGACAACCTTTACCGTGAAACTGCTGCATCGGGTGTGGCTGTTGAAGGTGTCGCTGGTGATCAAGCTTTAGGTGCTTTAAGACAGGGCGCACTAGAGGGCGCAAACGTCAATGTAGTGGAAGAAATGGTTGAAATGATTTCTACCCAAAGAGCATATGAGATGAATGCCAAGGTCGTTTCAGCCTCAGACGATATGCTCAAATTCCTCAATCAATCGGTTTAG
- the flgE gene encoding flagellar hook protein FlgE: MSFNIALSGLQATTQDLNTISNNIANASTNGFRGGRSEFASIYNGGQAGGVSVMSTTQNFSKGGSLTYTGRQLDMGIQGEGFFVLKGTDGGAMYARAGMFHKDSQGFITDPVGSRLQGYSVNATGKIQQGNVGDLQVQTASLAAKATTQVGLVSNLDARVDPIAVAFDPKDINSYHSIGTTSVYDSLGAEHVVTQYYVKTAPNEWTVNYTLDGVQLTEQTTLTFDAKGVLDPATTKQAFDLTLPNGASNLQFEINFDKSTQYAAKYNNSSLSQDGYTSGELKGVRLDDNGMLYGTYTNGQEQLQGQVILANFSNPNGLSAVSNNAWVATNTAGQAITGAPSTGTMGTVTGGYLEGSNVDTTAEMVNLMSAQRNYQSNAKVLDVNSTMQQALLNAI; this comes from the coding sequence ATGTCATTTAACATAGCTTTAAGTGGATTACAGGCGACGACCCAAGACCTCAATACCATCAGTAATAACATCGCCAACGCATCAACCAATGGTTTCCGTGGTGGACGCAGCGAGTTTGCATCTATCTATAACGGTGGCCAAGCGGGTGGTGTTAGTGTGATGTCCACGACGCAGAACTTCTCTAAGGGTGGCAGCTTAACGTACACAGGCCGTCAACTTGATATGGGCATTCAAGGAGAAGGCTTCTTTGTGCTTAAGGGCACCGATGGCGGCGCTATGTATGCTAGAGCGGGGATGTTCCATAAGGATAGCCAAGGCTTCATTACCGACCCCGTAGGCAGTCGTTTGCAGGGATATTCTGTGAATGCCACTGGAAAAATCCAGCAAGGTAATGTGGGTGATTTACAGGTACAAACCGCATCACTTGCAGCAAAAGCGACAACTCAAGTTGGCCTTGTTTCCAATTTAGATGCCAGAGTAGACCCTATAGCCGTTGCTTTTGATCCTAAAGATATCAATAGCTATCACTCAATTGGAACGACTAGCGTTTATGATTCCTTGGGTGCAGAGCATGTTGTGACTCAGTATTATGTCAAAACTGCACCGAATGAATGGACTGTTAATTATACTCTGGATGGCGTTCAACTCACCGAACAAACGACATTAACATTTGATGCTAAAGGTGTTTTAGACCCAGCAACGACCAAACAAGCCTTCGATCTTACCTTACCTAACGGCGCATCCAACCTCCAGTTTGAAATTAATTTCGATAAAAGCACTCAGTATGCCGCCAAATACAACAACTCCAGCTTATCTCAAGACGGTTATACCTCGGGTGAATTGAAAGGGGTGCGCTTAGATGATAACGGTATGCTGTATGGCACTTATACCAACGGCCAAGAGCAGTTACAGGGACAAGTCATCCTTGCTAACTTCAGCAATCCAAATGGTTTGTCCGCAGTGAGTAACAATGCTTGGGTCGCGACTAATACGGCGGGACAAGCGATTACTGGCGCGCCATCAACGGGCACTATGGGAACCGTAACTGGCGGGTATTTAGAGGGCTCGAATGTCGATACGACTGCTGAAATGGTTAACCTTATGTCGGCACAGCGTAATTATCAGTCCAACGCTAAAGTGCTTGATGTTAACTCGACAATGCAGCAAGCGTTACTTAATGCCATTTAA
- a CDS encoding flagellar basal body rod protein FlgF — protein sequence MEKMLYTAASGAVRILEAQSIRANNLANAETAGFKADLERVNAVALAAQGNSLNTRVMAQTENSGFSHQSGVINPTGRTLDLAIRDRGLFTVAVEGGEAYTRSGALIANAEGELTIDGRPVLGNDGPIVLPEHKDLFIGEDGTVSVLPSEGGIIEEVGRLKLVNPDLALMQKGQDGLLYGRDGQLMAQDDGVLVDSGFLESSNVQAVSELIASMDLSRQFEIQVKLMKSAEKLAEAGNRLLGNV from the coding sequence ATGGAGAAGATGCTTTATACCGCGGCGAGCGGTGCAGTTCGTATTCTTGAAGCGCAAAGTATTCGTGCGAATAACTTGGCTAACGCTGAAACCGCAGGGTTTAAAGCCGATCTAGAGCGGGTGAATGCGGTTGCTTTGGCTGCTCAAGGTAATAGCTTAAATACGCGGGTAATGGCGCAGACCGAAAACAGTGGTTTTAGCCACCAAAGTGGGGTGATCAACCCTACAGGTCGAACCTTGGATTTGGCGATTCGGGACCGTGGATTATTTACGGTTGCCGTCGAGGGGGGCGAGGCTTATACCCGTTCAGGGGCTTTGATTGCTAATGCCGAGGGAGAGTTAACCATTGATGGCCGGCCAGTATTAGGAAACGATGGCCCTATCGTACTCCCTGAGCATAAAGATCTGTTCATCGGTGAAGATGGTACCGTCAGTGTGTTGCCTTCAGAAGGTGGGATCATTGAAGAAGTTGGTCGATTAAAACTAGTCAATCCCGATTTAGCTTTAATGCAAAAAGGCCAAGATGGTTTGCTTTACGGCCGAGATGGTCAGTTGATGGCGCAGGATGATGGCGTACTGGTCGATAGTGGATTCCTTGAATCGAGTAACGTGCAGGCCGTGTCGGAGCTTATTGCGTCGATGGATCTGAGCCGTCAGTTTGAAATTCAGGTTAAGTTAATGAAAAGTGCCGAAAAACTAGCTGAGGCTGGTAATCGTTTGCTGGGTAATGTTTAA